A DNA window from Flavisolibacter ginsenosidimutans contains the following coding sequences:
- a CDS encoding sensor histidine kinase — MDARETSLYIAILITGVAMVSLTLYFAASAIWHQRKHARIQRQNFLDEIGLLEKERARVARDLHDELAPLLSLTRFQLMSVRESNGDEVLQRASANLQRVMLRMGEIAVDLNAGALVQKGLRFALTDFFLELEGLSSLRIRFCYDVRREIPAQTGIHLYRIVQEAVHNAFKHSGASQVDVHVKERLNQLFLYVGDNGTGFRCREASQEQIGIGLQSIRSRTGMLGGRLECRSSAQKGTTYFFQFPFPSKTSL, encoded by the coding sequence ATGGATGCCCGTGAGACTTCATTATATATTGCAATCCTGATTACCGGCGTAGCGATGGTAAGCCTCACGCTTTATTTTGCCGCTTCGGCGATCTGGCACCAGCGTAAGCATGCCCGCATTCAGCGGCAGAATTTTCTGGATGAAATTGGCTTGTTGGAAAAAGAACGGGCACGTGTGGCACGCGACCTGCATGATGAGCTTGCGCCCCTTCTTTCTCTCACACGGTTTCAACTCATGAGCGTCCGTGAATCAAACGGAGACGAGGTTCTGCAAAGAGCCAGTGCGAACCTCCAACGGGTGATGCTGCGCATGGGCGAAATAGCCGTTGACCTAAATGCGGGTGCCCTCGTTCAAAAGGGGCTGCGGTTTGCCTTGACGGATTTTTTTCTTGAACTGGAAGGCCTTTCTTCTTTACGCATCCGGTTTTGTTACGATGTTAGACGCGAAATTCCGGCGCAAACTGGCATTCATCTTTACCGGATTGTGCAGGAAGCAGTGCATAATGCCTTTAAACATTCCGGCGCAAGCCAGGTGGATGTGCACGTAAAGGAGCGTTTGAACCAGCTCTTTCTTTATGTTGGCGATAACGGCACAGGGTTCCGCTGCCGTGAAGCCAGCCAAGAGCAAATAGGCATTGGCCTGCAAAGCATTCGCAGCCGTACAGGTATGCTGGGCGGCCGGCTTGAATGCCGCTCGTCGGCTCAAAAAGGAACTACTTATTTTTTTCAATTCCCTTTCCCCTCCAAAACAAGCTTATGA
- a CDS encoding RagB/SusD family nutrient uptake outer membrane protein translates to MKYTNIYIINLFCFCLLLVFLTLFSCRKSLQTDLPIDKMTATAVFSTDEGATSAVLGIYSAMMPTLPYYSAGGTSIYGGLMSDELSLTSTLDPEEAEFDAAKLTPANGIVLSNFWNWAYKMIYGANASIEGITASEKLTPAVKARLLGEAKFIRAWNYFYLVNLFGDVPLVLSTAYKESATIPRSATAAVYDQILADLQEAKSLLPAAYAGTARIRPNRWAAVALLARVRLYRQAWAAAEAEATEVIGAGTYSLAPNPAATFLAGSNETLWALSPVESGFNTTEARYFIPTTSATTKPAYAVNPALAAAFESGDTRKGAWLGSKTVAAQTFYYPYKYKVYNLNLPVTETYTVLRYAEVLLVRAEARAQQDNLAGAKADLNAVRSRAALPPATATDKAALLAAIEKERRIEFFAEWAHRWFDLKRWGRLEPVMTAAKPGWQPYAALFPVPQAELLKNPSLTQNPGY, encoded by the coding sequence ATGAAATACACAAACATCTATATCATCAACCTTTTTTGCTTTTGTCTCTTGCTGGTCTTTCTAACGCTTTTCTCGTGCAGGAAGTCCCTGCAAACCGACCTGCCGATAGATAAAATGACGGCAACAGCCGTGTTCAGCACCGACGAAGGCGCGACCTCTGCCGTTCTCGGCATCTATTCCGCCATGATGCCGACCCTGCCGTATTATTCGGCAGGCGGTACCTCTATCTATGGTGGCCTGATGTCCGACGAACTTTCCCTGACCTCCACGCTCGATCCCGAAGAAGCCGAATTCGATGCCGCAAAACTGACCCCGGCCAACGGCATTGTCTTGTCCAATTTCTGGAACTGGGCCTACAAGATGATCTACGGGGCCAACGCCTCCATAGAGGGCATCACGGCTTCGGAAAAGCTGACGCCGGCGGTAAAAGCGAGGCTGCTGGGAGAGGCAAAATTCATCCGGGCCTGGAACTACTTTTACTTGGTTAATCTCTTTGGCGACGTTCCCCTGGTTCTTTCAACTGCTTACAAGGAGTCAGCCACAATCCCGCGTTCGGCGACGGCCGCAGTCTATGACCAAATTCTGGCCGACCTCCAGGAGGCAAAAAGCCTCTTGCCGGCAGCCTATGCGGGCACGGCCCGCATTCGTCCCAACAGGTGGGCGGCGGTTGCGCTCCTTGCAAGGGTTCGGCTTTACCGGCAGGCTTGGGCGGCAGCAGAAGCCGAAGCCACAGAGGTCATTGGCGCAGGAACGTATTCTCTGGCACCTAACCCGGCGGCTACCTTCTTGGCAGGCAGCAACGAAACCCTTTGGGCACTCTCGCCTGTCGAATCGGGCTTCAACACCACCGAGGCCCGCTACTTTATTCCAACAACGTCAGCCACCACCAAACCTGCTTATGCCGTCAATCCGGCGCTGGCGGCAGCCTTCGAGTCGGGCGACACCCGCAAGGGTGCTTGGCTGGGGAGCAAAACGGTCGCTGCACAAACTTTTTATTATCCCTACAAGTACAAGGTTTACAACCTCAACCTCCCCGTTACCGAAACCTACACCGTGCTTCGTTACGCCGAGGTCCTTTTGGTGCGGGCAGAAGCAAGAGCGCAGCAGGACAACCTTGCCGGGGCAAAAGCCGACCTCAATGCCGTCAGAAGCAGGGCTGCCTTGCCGCCGGCAACCGCAACCGATAAAGCAGCCCTGCTGGCAGCAATTGAAAAGGAACGCCGCATCGAATTTTTTGCCGAATGGGCTCACCGTTGGTTCGACCTCAAACGCTGGGGCAGGTTGGAACCGGTGATGACGGCGGCCAAACCGGGCTGGCAACCATATGCGGCCCTCTTCCCGGTTCCGCAGGCCGAACTCTTGAAAAACCCCTCCCTCACCCAAAACCCGGGCTACTAA
- a CDS encoding MauE/DoxX family redox-associated membrane protein: MRHLSAASFVSVFLLFLFGYTAFSKLYALRHFADVLWQAPLIGRGADAVAWTVPLTELAVVLLLLFSCTRLYGLYCSLFLLCVFTGYIAYMLLAGGALPCQCGGVIGAMGWKTHLVFNGVVTGLTVYGIGREKAGRAAASNQSTCMR; the protein is encoded by the coding sequence ATGAGACATCTTTCCGCCGCTTCTTTTGTTTCCGTCTTCCTGCTTTTTCTTTTTGGTTATACTGCCTTCAGTAAGTTGTACGCCTTGCGGCATTTTGCCGATGTGTTGTGGCAAGCGCCGCTGATTGGACGAGGAGCGGACGCGGTGGCCTGGACAGTGCCGCTGACAGAGCTTGCCGTTGTTCTGCTCCTTCTTTTTTCCTGCACCCGCCTGTATGGCCTTTACTGCTCACTCTTCCTGCTGTGCGTTTTTACCGGTTACATCGCCTACATGCTGCTGGCCGGAGGCGCCCTCCCCTGCCAATGCGGGGGTGTAATCGGGGCGATGGGCTGGAAGACGCATTTGGTTTTCAATGGCGTGGTAACGGGACTGACCGTTTACGGCATTGGCCGAGAGAAAGCAGGACGAGCGGCTGCATCGAATCAATCAACATGCATGCGTTGA
- a CDS encoding TlpA family protein disulfide reductase, whose protein sequence is MKYTALLSLLVVTAASLFAQKTAAQEMTIGDNCRKLSIPQPVGLKAGAKTLSAFTGKPLLITFWNTHCVDATEFLPKLDTLQRTAKGRFNVLLVAVEKAAAVRKAFKEQELLKELNFPLLAGDTVLWKAFPHHMEPHIVWVSAKGTVQAITGSKQVTPKNLEAFTAGQSLSLPLKKETSDTNVFFSFTPLMVNDYERTKDKLLYYSYIGGQRSGIMSGSSGAFYDADKGVVRTHAQNLTIKHLYKLAYKNRHNFHNSRVLLPEGEETDTVLKKHYCVDIILHDTSIRKAYRCLQAELDRYFEWKSSAEMRKIRVWVIRGKPAQEALAAQKEPIEMYEQKGRLIVRGVRLPTLFQSWNLDTKTLLPVVDETGFKGTVNMELPAELKDKEALQKALKQYGLELIEEEREMEVIVVRKGD, encoded by the coding sequence ATGAAATACACAGCACTCCTTTCGCTACTGGTAGTGACTGCAGCCAGCCTGTTTGCGCAAAAGACAGCAGCGCAGGAAATGACCATAGGCGATAATTGTCGAAAGCTTTCGATCCCGCAACCGGTAGGTTTGAAGGCCGGTGCCAAAACACTTTCCGCATTCACGGGCAAACCCCTGCTCATTACGTTTTGGAATACCCATTGCGTTGATGCCACCGAATTCCTGCCAAAACTTGACACCTTGCAGCGAACCGCAAAAGGTCGTTTCAACGTTCTTCTAGTTGCGGTCGAAAAGGCGGCGGCGGTTCGGAAGGCTTTTAAGGAGCAGGAACTTTTGAAGGAGTTGAATTTTCCATTGTTGGCGGGTGATACGGTTCTTTGGAAGGCCTTCCCGCACCACATGGAGCCGCACATTGTCTGGGTGTCCGCGAAAGGAACCGTTCAGGCCATTACAGGCTCCAAGCAGGTCACGCCAAAAAATCTGGAAGCATTTACGGCGGGTCAATCGCTTTCGCTCCCGTTGAAAAAGGAAACAAGTGATACGAATGTGTTCTTCTCCTTCACACCGCTGATGGTGAACGACTACGAAAGGACAAAGGACAAGCTCTTATACTATTCCTATATAGGCGGCCAGAGATCCGGCATCATGTCCGGTTCTTCCGGTGCATTTTACGACGCGGACAAAGGCGTCGTTCGCACCCACGCCCAGAACCTCACAATAAAACACCTATACAAACTGGCGTATAAAAATCGGCACAATTTCCACAACAGCAGGGTCCTGTTGCCGGAAGGAGAGGAAACAGATACGGTCTTGAAAAAACACTATTGCGTTGACATCATATTGCACGATACGTCTATCAGGAAAGCATATCGCTGTCTGCAAGCCGAGTTGGACCGTTACTTTGAGTGGAAAAGTTCAGCGGAAATGCGAAAAATAAGAGTATGGGTAATTAGGGGAAAGCCGGCGCAGGAAGCTCTTGCGGCACAGAAGGAACCGATAGAGATGTATGAACAAAAGGGGAGGCTAATCGTTCGCGGAGTTCGTCTGCCCACGCTCTTCCAAAGCTGGAACCTGGACACGAAAACACTCCTGCCCGTCGTTGACGAAACGGGCTTCAAAGGAACGGTCAACATGGAACTCCCTGCCGAATTGAAGGATAAAGAAGCACTGCAAAAGGCCTTAAAACAATACGGTTTGGAACTGATTGAAGAAGAAAGGGAAATGGAAGTAATTGTGGTGCGAAAAGGAGACTAG
- a CDS encoding helix-turn-helix domain-containing protein gives MSYKTLTSDEKQRLFFTKTYLLNHLHRSFCLSDMARYAAMGLPRFNDGFLLLFGSLPMAYLHESRLQFGYFLLLHTDKPIKEIAGLCGYRHYKNFLTAFRKRFGVCPSSLRGAFFSAAQTVFIPFANPFDLEMGLKKTDL, from the coding sequence ATGAGCTATAAAACGCTGACCTCCGACGAGAAACAACGGCTGTTTTTCACCAAAACCTACTTGCTCAATCATTTGCATCGCTCTTTCTGTCTTTCCGATATGGCACGGTATGCGGCCATGGGTTTACCGCGGTTCAACGATGGTTTCTTGCTCTTGTTTGGCTCCCTGCCGATGGCCTACCTGCACGAAAGCCGATTACAGTTTGGCTATTTTCTTTTGCTGCATACCGATAAACCGATTAAGGAGATTGCGGGCCTGTGCGGTTACCGGCATTATAAAAATTTCTTGACGGCGTTCCGGAAGCGTTTTGGTGTGTGTCCGAGCAGCCTGCGGGGGGCTTTTTTTAGCGCCGCGCAAACCGTTTTTATCCCTTTTGCAAACCCATTTGATTTGGAAATGGGTCTTAAAAAAACTGATCTTTAA
- a CDS encoding SusC/RagA family TonB-linked outer membrane protein — protein MRKLLIGALLCPFLSMCQPLSLRGKIINQNGEPIPGATVTVISPTTNHKPPTTNAGNDGTFSLTTLNLGDTVSVTAIGYEPYKEVFDEALARHPQLTITLKTRTGLLDEAVIIAYGKTTRRLSTGNVARLSAGEIAYQPVSNPLSALEGHIPGLTVVQSSGLPGASVKLQLRGQSSITAGSDPLFIVDGVPWAAANNFVNRLSSLLSSGGGGLSPFNTLSPADIESIEILKDADATAIYGSRGAAGVVLITTKKGTAASPVAAVTASYGFSKVSRQARFLNTAEYLQMRREAFRNDGVTPTLTNAPDLLAWDTTRYTNWPRLLTGGTARTADVQASLSGGTRFTRFYLGSTFHRETTVFPGNMADTKGSLHATLSQASADSRFNLSLSLSYSLDKNNLAALGLAGFINLPPNAPYPLAADGSLVWEEGGAAFNNNPFAWQRRSYAAKTDNGTASLNLSYNIFKGLVLRTALGGNFLTTEEEALTPIAAQNPSTSPRGTAQFATNRFWSWIAEPQLSYTAAIGKGRIEALLGASVQQSANNGLSITGSGYTTDALLRSLAAAPTISSRSNGQTEYNYAAGFGRLTYNLLNRYIINFSGRRDGSSRFGPGRQWASFGAVGGAWIFSSERWPATHLPVLSFGKLRASWGTTGNDQIGDYQYLDAWGAVQPYGGNTALTPSALFNPSYSWEVVKKWEAALNLGFCKNRFLLSVAWFRNRSGNQLVKYSLPVQTGFSSITDNFPALVQNTGWEVELSATPVSGAGLTWTTTANLTVPQNKLLSFPGLAKSSYASTYIEGRPLSVIYKLRSTGVDPATGVFTFEDKDKSGTISIPADYLESGYLGPRFYGGWGNTLTAGGWEAYLFFSFKKQWGATYLSSIYAAGIVPGSANNQPIYVQDRWQAPGNQTTVQRFTAVTSGPAYAAVSRFRSSDGLYGDASFIRLKTASLAYNIPANRLKRWGIRGLRLYLQGQNLLTFTGYKGADPENQNLLTLPPLKTLVAGLTFTF, from the coding sequence TATGCCCTTTCCTTTCCATGTGTCAGCCTCTTTCCCTTCGTGGAAAGATCATCAATCAGAACGGCGAGCCTATTCCCGGCGCTACCGTCACAGTAATCTCCCCAACCACAAACCATAAACCACCAACCACAAACGCCGGCAATGACGGCACCTTCTCGCTTACAACCCTTAATTTGGGTGATACCGTCAGCGTTACGGCCATCGGCTACGAGCCATACAAAGAAGTCTTTGATGAAGCCTTGGCTCGCCACCCGCAGTTGACCATCACGCTGAAGACCCGCACCGGCCTTCTCGACGAAGCCGTCATTATCGCCTACGGCAAAACCACCCGTCGCCTTTCTACCGGTAACGTGGCCCGCCTATCGGCAGGCGAAATCGCCTACCAGCCCGTGTCAAATCCATTGTCTGCTCTCGAAGGCCACATCCCCGGCCTCACGGTTGTTCAGTCTTCCGGCCTTCCCGGCGCTTCGGTAAAGCTCCAGCTTCGCGGCCAGTCTTCCATCACCGCCGGCTCCGATCCCCTCTTTATCGTGGACGGCGTTCCCTGGGCCGCAGCCAACAATTTCGTAAACCGCCTTTCCTCCCTGCTATCATCGGGTGGGGGAGGCCTCAGCCCTTTCAACACACTTTCCCCTGCCGACATTGAAAGCATCGAAATCCTGAAAGACGCCGACGCCACCGCCATCTACGGCAGCCGCGGCGCGGCCGGCGTAGTGCTTATCACTACCAAAAAAGGCACCGCCGCGTCGCCGGTGGCAGCGGTCACTGCTTCCTATGGCTTTTCAAAAGTTTCCCGGCAGGCCCGTTTCCTGAACACGGCGGAGTACCTCCAAATGCGCCGCGAGGCCTTCCGCAACGACGGCGTGACACCTACGCTAACAAACGCCCCGGACCTTCTGGCTTGGGACACCACCCGCTACACAAATTGGCCTCGCCTCCTCACCGGTGGCACGGCCCGTACGGCCGATGTTCAGGCCTCCCTTTCAGGCGGCACGCGGTTCACACGTTTCTACCTCGGTTCCACCTTCCATCGCGAAACCACCGTCTTCCCCGGCAACATGGCCGACACAAAAGGCTCCCTGCACGCAACCTTGTCGCAGGCATCGGCCGACAGCCGTTTTAACCTCTCTCTTTCCCTGTCGTACAGCCTCGACAAAAACAACCTGGCGGCCCTTGGCCTCGCCGGCTTCATCAACCTGCCACCCAACGCGCCGTACCCCCTGGCAGCCGATGGCTCCTTGGTTTGGGAAGAAGGCGGCGCGGCCTTCAACAACAACCCGTTTGCCTGGCAAAGGCGTTCCTATGCCGCCAAAACCGACAACGGCACGGCAAGTCTCAACTTATCCTACAACATTTTCAAAGGACTGGTCCTGCGCACGGCCCTTGGCGGGAATTTTTTAACCACCGAAGAAGAGGCGCTCACGCCAATCGCGGCGCAAAACCCCTCAACCTCACCACGCGGCACGGCGCAATTCGCCACCAACCGTTTCTGGAGTTGGATAGCCGAACCGCAGCTATCCTACACCGCTGCCATCGGGAAGGGCCGCATCGAGGCCTTGCTGGGCGCTTCCGTCCAGCAATCGGCAAACAACGGCCTTTCAATCACCGGCTCCGGCTACACCACCGATGCCCTTCTCCGTTCGCTGGCTGCCGCACCCACCATCTCGTCACGGTCCAACGGCCAAACCGAATACAACTACGCGGCAGGCTTTGGCCGGCTCACCTACAACCTTTTGAACCGCTACATCATAAACTTTTCCGGTCGCCGCGACGGCAGCAGCCGCTTCGGTCCCGGTAGGCAATGGGCTTCCTTTGGCGCGGTGGGAGGGGCCTGGATTTTTTCGTCCGAACGTTGGCCGGCAACGCACTTGCCGGTTCTCAGTTTCGGCAAGCTCCGGGCAAGTTGGGGAACAACCGGCAACGACCAGATCGGCGACTACCAGTACCTCGATGCCTGGGGAGCGGTTCAGCCTTACGGCGGCAATACGGCCCTCACGCCTTCGGCGCTTTTCAATCCTTCCTATAGCTGGGAGGTCGTCAAAAAATGGGAAGCGGCCCTGAACCTCGGCTTCTGCAAAAACCGCTTTCTCTTGTCAGTCGCTTGGTTCCGAAACCGTTCCGGCAACCAGTTGGTCAAGTACAGCCTGCCCGTACAAACAGGCTTCAGCAGCATCACCGACAACTTTCCCGCCCTCGTGCAAAACACCGGCTGGGAAGTCGAGCTCTCAGCCACGCCGGTTTCAGGAGCAGGGCTTACGTGGACAACGACCGCCAATCTTACCGTTCCGCAAAACAAGCTGCTGTCCTTTCCAGGCTTGGCAAAATCGTCTTATGCGTCCACCTACATCGAAGGGCGGCCGCTCTCGGTCATCTACAAGCTGCGCAGCACCGGGGTGGACCCGGCCACCGGCGTCTTCACCTTCGAAGACAAAGACAAGAGCGGAACAATTTCCATCCCGGCCGATTACCTTGAATCCGGCTACCTGGGGCCTCGCTTTTACGGCGGTTGGGGCAACACCCTAACGGCAGGCGGCTGGGAAGCGTACCTGTTTTTTTCTTTCAAAAAGCAGTGGGGCGCTACCTACCTGTCTTCCATTTATGCCGCGGGCATCGTTCCCGGAAGTGCCAACAACCAACCAATCTACGTGCAGGATCGCTGGCAGGCGCCGGGCAACCAAACAACCGTGCAGCGTTTTACGGCCGTTACATCCGGCCCGGCCTATGCGGCCGTTTCCCGCTTTCGCTCCTCCGACGGGCTGTACGGCGATGCTTCTTTCATCCGGCTTAAAACCGCCTCTCTGGCCTACAACATACCGGCCAACCGGCTGAAACGCTGGGGAATCCGGGGCCTGCGCCTCTACCTGCAGGGGCAAAACCTCCTGACGTTTACCGGCTACAAAGGAGCCGACCCCGAAAACCAAAACCTGCTAACCCTTCCGCCGCTCAAAACCCTCGTGGCCGGCCTGACATTCACCTTTTAA
- a CDS encoding response regulator transcription factor, giving the protein MIKVFLADDLPIFLEGLQSILQYQAVVAITSTAANGIEVLQQLPEKMPDVLITDIQMPEMNGIELTKEIFKHYPSIRVIGLTMFKEDHLLVEMLEAGARGYLLKTCTKEQVLEAVQAVHAGGFYFCSGTTPKLTRLIAKSHLRGFPKMEEGKFSATEIQIIRGICEEMSTREISQSLYLGERTIESYRHKIFEKAGVKNMAGLVIYAVKNGLYEV; this is encoded by the coding sequence ATGATCAAGGTTTTTCTTGCGGACGACCTGCCTATTTTTCTTGAAGGGCTTCAGTCCATCCTGCAGTACCAGGCGGTGGTTGCAATTACATCTACAGCGGCTAATGGCATCGAGGTTTTGCAACAATTGCCGGAAAAGATGCCTGATGTTTTGATCACCGATATTCAAATGCCGGAAATGAACGGCATTGAACTTACGAAAGAGATTTTTAAGCATTATCCTTCCATCCGAGTGATTGGACTAACGATGTTCAAAGAGGATCACCTGCTTGTGGAAATGCTGGAAGCAGGCGCCCGGGGCTATCTCCTGAAAACCTGTACCAAAGAACAAGTGTTGGAGGCCGTGCAGGCCGTTCACGCAGGCGGGTTCTATTTTTGTTCGGGCACCACACCAAAGCTCACCAGACTTATTGCAAAGAGCCACCTGAGGGGTTTTCCGAAAATGGAAGAAGGGAAATTCTCTGCTACGGAAATTCAGATTATTCGAGGTATTTGCGAAGAAATGTCCACCCGGGAAATTAGCCAAAGCCTGTACCTTGGCGAACGGACAATTGAATCATACCGGCACAAGATTTTTGAAAAGGCCGGGGTGAAGAACATGGCTGGACTAGTGATCTATGCGGTTAAGAACGGGTTATATGAAGTGTAG